One region of Mycobacterium riyadhense genomic DNA includes:
- the mycP gene encoding type VII secretion-associated serine protease mycosin, whose protein sequence is MTRRLTRRVSALAGVGVLVTMLATLPAAQAIPPPSVDPARVPADGKPGPDQPMRQSNTCARTITVADPNLAVTAPGFTMLNISKAWQYSTGNGVPVAIIDTGINPSPRLRVVPGGDYIMGGDGLMDCDAHGTIVASVIGAAPQGSPVPAPMPSAPAFPPPAAPPATDSAPPPPGGPPPPPAPPPPPTPVTITETKPAPPPPPPPDEPSNAPGDPGNGPPDDPEVPPPPPGAPDGVVGVAPHAVIMSIRQSSRAFEPVNPGPGDMEVRRKAGSIATLASAIVHAANMGAKVINISVTSCVSAADPLDQGAIGAAVWYAATVKDAVIVAAAGNDSEDGCAQNPLFDPLNATDPRDWHQVKTVSSPSWFSDYVLSVGAVDNTGAPITKSLAGPWVAAAAPGVGIMGLSPQTGGPVNAYPPIHPGDKNMPIWGTSFSAAYVSGVAALVRAKYPGLSAHQIINRIVQTAHNPPRGVDNQVGYGVVDPVAALTFDVPAGERLPPAAHNRVLTPAAPPPPPDHRARNIAITFAGVVVAAVVMASLIARVRRER, encoded by the coding sequence ATGACCCGTCGATTGACCAGGCGCGTCTCCGCGCTGGCAGGGGTGGGCGTGCTCGTCACAATGCTAGCGACCCTTCCTGCAGCACAAGCGATTCCGCCGCCGAGCGTCGATCCCGCCCGAGTGCCGGCAGACGGCAAGCCGGGACCGGACCAGCCGATGCGTCAAAGCAATACCTGCGCGCGAACGATAACCGTCGCCGATCCCAACCTGGCCGTTACCGCACCAGGTTTCACGATGCTGAACATCAGCAAGGCCTGGCAGTACTCGACCGGCAACGGGGTGCCAGTGGCCATCATCGACACCGGGATCAACCCCAGTCCGCGGCTGCGGGTCGTGCCCGGCGGCGACTACATCATGGGCGGCGATGGTCTGATGGACTGCGACGCGCACGGCACCATCGTGGCATCGGTGATCGGCGCCGCCCCGCAGGGCAGCCCGGTGCCCGCCCCGATGCCGAGCGCTCCGGCGTTTCCTCCGCCGGCAGCGCCGCCGGCGACCGACTCGGCGCCACCGCCTCCGGGAGGACCACCGCCGCCACCGGCGCCCCCACCGCCGCCGACCCCGGTGACCATCACCGAGACGAAACCGGCACCGCCACCACCGCCGCCGCCGGATGAACCCTCCAATGCCCCAGGGGATCCGGGCAACGGCCCGCCCGACGATCCCGAGGTGCCACCACCGCCCCCAGGCGCGCCCGACGGCGTCGTCGGCGTCGCGCCGCATGCGGTGATCATGTCTATCCGCCAGTCGTCGCGTGCTTTCGAACCGGTCAATCCGGGGCCGGGCGACATGGAGGTGCGCAGGAAGGCCGGATCGATCGCGACCCTTGCCAGCGCAATCGTGCACGCCGCCAACATGGGCGCCAAGGTGATCAACATCAGCGTGACATCGTGTGTGTCGGCGGCTGACCCACTCGACCAAGGCGCAATCGGCGCGGCAGTCTGGTACGCCGCCACCGTGAAAGACGCGGTGATCGTCGCCGCGGCTGGTAACGACAGCGAAGATGGCTGTGCCCAAAACCCGTTGTTCGATCCGTTGAACGCGACCGACCCCCGCGACTGGCATCAGGTCAAGACGGTGTCATCGCCATCCTGGTTTTCCGACTACGTGTTATCGGTTGGCGCGGTGGACAACACGGGCGCCCCGATCACTAAGAGCCTGGCGGGGCCATGGGTGGCCGCCGCGGCACCTGGCGTCGGAATCATGGGGCTGTCCCCGCAAACCGGAGGGCCGGTCAATGCCTACCCGCCGATCCACCCGGGTGACAAGAACATGCCAATCTGGGGTACCAGCTTCTCAGCGGCCTACGTCAGCGGGGTGGCCGCGTTGGTACGGGCCAAGTATCCGGGCCTGTCGGCCCATCAGATCATCAACCGGATTGTGCAGACGGCGCACAACCCGCCACGCGGCGTCGACAATCAGGTCGGTTACGGGGTGGTCGATCCGGTGGCGGCGCTGACCTTCGATGTGCCTGCGGGCGAGCGACTTCCACCCGCGGCGCACAACCGGGTGCTTACGCCGGCCGCCCCGCCGCCCCCGCCCGACCACCGCGCCCGCAACATCGCGATCACGTTCGCCGGTGTGGTTGTGGCTGCGGTCGTAATGGCATCGCTGATCGCCCGCGTTCGGCGGGAGCGATGA
- the eccD gene encoding type VII secretion integral membrane protein EccD: MAKVSFPARCAVAVVCGEHLVSQVYPASVPIEVFIDNVVELLNDELKRRGLPGLVSGVGYELHKANGVRLDVTKTLDELGVEDGATLALVPAAEGESFEPQYESLSTGLARVAKSLFEQVTVQTAAHTALAILAMVAATVLGLAVRQRLCSDSLMPSIVTGSVGLLAAGGAVAVWRWWPQRDDMLDGFGWLAVPLLAVAIGGVAPGNLGSAHVFIAALAVGVLTWGIAAATRRHIDVASTVVTLCGLGGAVAAVRMWWPVPSQWLGMCTLVGLLLVLTLAPTIALWVARIRPPYFGSITGRDLFRRSAGLPADAVSPVTDAAEGTEDDVNPDTTPRGARIAAAAVRANHVLTGICVAAGLALPAAVWATLMPGRDRGNAAALLAGLFVVIFISRGRAFADKRQAVALVCGAAAATCVGVVKYVVHEPAASGHSMPWGALVLVAFGGAGLLSALLVPITRFTPLVRMTAEWLEIAAIIVALPLAAWIGGLFTWVRMR; the protein is encoded by the coding sequence ATGGCCAAAGTTTCGTTTCCGGCTCGTTGTGCCGTTGCTGTCGTATGTGGAGAGCACCTCGTCTCGCAGGTATATCCGGCATCCGTGCCGATCGAGGTGTTCATTGACAACGTCGTCGAGCTGCTTAACGACGAGCTCAAGCGCCGGGGCCTGCCCGGGCTGGTGTCGGGCGTCGGATACGAACTGCACAAGGCAAACGGCGTGCGCCTGGACGTCACCAAAACCCTCGATGAACTCGGCGTCGAGGACGGCGCCACGCTTGCCCTGGTTCCCGCGGCCGAGGGTGAGTCCTTCGAACCGCAGTACGAATCGTTGTCCACCGGGCTGGCTCGGGTCGCAAAGTCCCTCTTCGAACAGGTCACGGTACAAACCGCAGCGCACACGGCGTTGGCCATCCTGGCCATGGTCGCGGCGACGGTATTGGGATTGGCTGTGCGCCAACGCCTTTGCAGCGACTCCCTGATGCCCAGCATCGTTACCGGCAGTGTTGGTCTGCTGGCCGCCGGTGGCGCTGTTGCGGTGTGGCGATGGTGGCCGCAGCGCGACGACATGCTCGATGGGTTCGGGTGGCTAGCAGTGCCGTTGCTCGCGGTAGCCATCGGCGGCGTCGCACCGGGCAACCTCGGGTCCGCGCACGTATTCATCGCGGCACTCGCGGTTGGGGTGCTGACGTGGGGTATTGCCGCGGCGACGCGCCGCCACATCGATGTGGCGTCAACGGTGGTGACACTGTGCGGACTCGGTGGTGCGGTCGCCGCCGTCAGGATGTGGTGGCCGGTTCCTAGCCAGTGGCTCGGCATGTGCACGCTGGTCGGTTTGCTGCTGGTGCTTACGCTGGCCCCGACGATTGCACTTTGGGTGGCCCGGATCCGGCCTCCATACTTCGGATCCATCACCGGACGTGACTTGTTCCGTCGCAGCGCCGGTTTGCCCGCCGACGCGGTTTCACCGGTGACCGACGCGGCTGAGGGCACCGAGGACGACGTCAATCCCGACACCACGCCGCGCGGGGCTCGGATCGCGGCAGCCGCGGTCCGAGCTAATCACGTGTTGACCGGCATTTGCGTCGCGGCCGGGCTGGCGCTACCGGCCGCGGTGTGGGCCACCCTGATGCCGGGTCGCGACCGCGGTAACGCGGCCGCGCTGCTGGCCGGGCTGTTCGTGGTGATCTTCATCAGCCGCGGCCGGGCGTTCGCCGACAAGCGGCAGGCCGTGGCTCTGGTGTGCGGTGCCGCCGCGGCGACCTGCGTGGGTGTTGTCAAATACGTTGTGCACGAACCCGCCGCATCGGGTCACTCGATGCCGTGGGGTGCGCTGGTGCTGGTCGCATTCGGCGGCGCCGGCTTGCTGTCGGCGCTGCTGGTGCCGATTACCAGGTTCACGCCACTGGTGCGGATGACCGCGGAATGGCTAGAGATAGCAGCCATTATCGTCGCGCTGCCGCTGGCGGCCTGGATCGGTGGACTGTTCACCTGGGTGCGCATGCGATGA
- a CDS encoding ESX secretion-associated protein EspG gives MLTTTVDGLWALQVLTGIETLAPELGLRPYLPSVEPKRLALEHPVTADLRAAGIVDESDTVDSTVVEWLTVLSRRDISLFIQIRTPGEDEPARVLLARFAQWWVVMERSADLIRISGAGTANAEGVASTLLTAQIERLCGENTAAALRPVTLDADALRAAASNQEALGAFLADQRLEADQLRTLTVAADPSQSAQASIVAMQSGVATGRARRTHIDGSAVTIIDTPEGRLVAEDVLSAGKKWMIIAPGTKSNIAAAINHMVRRLPADQEWYSYRKVV, from the coding sequence GTGTTAACCACCACCGTCGATGGGCTATGGGCCCTGCAAGTGCTCACGGGCATTGAGACCCTAGCGCCCGAGCTCGGCCTGCGGCCGTACCTGCCCAGCGTGGAACCCAAGCGCCTGGCGTTGGAACACCCCGTGACGGCTGACTTAAGGGCGGCAGGGATTGTCGACGAGTCGGACACGGTGGATAGCACTGTGGTGGAGTGGTTGACCGTCCTATCCCGCCGCGACATCTCGCTATTCATCCAGATCCGCACGCCCGGCGAGGACGAACCGGCGCGGGTGCTGCTGGCCAGATTCGCGCAGTGGTGGGTGGTCATGGAACGGTCCGCCGATCTCATCCGCATCAGTGGGGCGGGAACCGCCAACGCAGAAGGCGTAGCCAGCACCTTGCTCACGGCGCAGATCGAGCGGCTGTGCGGAGAAAACACGGCGGCAGCATTGCGGCCGGTCACCCTGGACGCGGACGCACTGCGCGCGGCGGCGTCCAATCAAGAGGCGTTGGGCGCCTTCTTGGCCGATCAGCGGCTCGAGGCCGATCAGCTACGGACGCTGACGGTCGCCGCCGATCCGAGCCAGTCCGCCCAGGCCTCGATCGTCGCGATGCAGTCCGGCGTGGCGACCGGCCGGGCCCGACGGACACACATCGACGGGAGCGCGGTAACCATCATCGACACCCCGGAAGGACGGCTGGTCGCCGAGGACGTCCTTTCCGCGGGGAAGAAATGGATGATCATCGCGCCCGGGACAAAGAGCAACATTGCCGCCGCGATCAACCACATGGTGCGGCGCTTGCCCGCCGATCAAGAATGGTATTCGTACCGAAAAGTTGTGTAG
- a CDS encoding WXG100 family type VII secretion target: protein MADQIVYNHGAVVGFAGEVGSQAAQLMEIHSDVLNLTQALGDFFQGHGATAFFDAQQQMLRGLEDLIQTVSRHAHTVHNVDEMAQACDAQMGTLFA from the coding sequence ATGGCAGATCAGATTGTGTACAACCACGGCGCCGTCGTCGGCTTCGCCGGCGAGGTCGGGTCGCAGGCAGCACAGTTGATGGAAATCCACAGCGATGTCCTCAACCTCACCCAGGCCCTCGGTGACTTCTTCCAGGGACACGGCGCAACCGCCTTCTTCGATGCCCAGCAACAGATGCTGCGCGGGCTGGAAGACCTGATCCAGACCGTCAGCCGGCACGCCCACACCGTGCATAACGTGGACGAGATGGCCCAGGCGTGTGACGCACAGATGGGCACGTTGTTCGCGTAA
- a CDS encoding WXG100 family type VII secretion target, whose translation MANATVVTPELLRSTQQRIEARLQEAAAIANQYLSGHENIISATGWAGDAGATSLNTAGQIHHDLQQIMTGGQRLAHGLGQAAVLMENHEADASHNLNGVFGGGAHAV comes from the coding sequence ATGGCAAATGCGACGGTCGTCACTCCGGAACTGCTGCGGAGCACCCAGCAACGAATTGAAGCGCGATTGCAGGAGGCCGCTGCGATCGCCAACCAGTATTTGAGTGGCCACGAGAACATCATCAGCGCCACCGGGTGGGCCGGCGATGCCGGCGCGACGTCCCTCAACACCGCCGGCCAGATCCACCACGACCTGCAGCAGATCATGACCGGCGGGCAGCGGCTCGCTCATGGCCTTGGTCAGGCGGCAGTGCTGATGGAAAACCACGAAGCCGACGCCTCCCACAACCTCAACGGTGTCTTCGGCGGTGGCGCCCACGCCGTCTAG
- a CDS encoding pullulanase — MEYCMGANDGSAAIWNRAPDLDLDDDGRLDAIGLDFDGDGMRDDALADLDGDGVADHAVLDLDNDGTPESFFTDDGSGTWAVAVDHRGSLRWFGLDGVEHTGGPLVDFDGHGQPDDLLLDADGDGMADRVLCAGDDGVTGYVDTDGDGRWNVRLTDTDGDGSADGATPL; from the coding sequence GTGGAGTACTGCATGGGCGCCAACGACGGCTCGGCTGCGATCTGGAATCGGGCGCCCGACCTCGACTTGGACGATGACGGTCGGCTCGACGCGATCGGCCTGGACTTCGACGGTGACGGCATGCGCGACGACGCGCTGGCGGACCTCGACGGTGACGGCGTGGCCGACCACGCCGTTCTCGACCTCGATAACGACGGCACTCCGGAAAGCTTCTTCACCGACGACGGATCGGGCACGTGGGCGGTCGCCGTCGACCACCGCGGCTCATTGCGGTGGTTCGGGCTTGACGGCGTCGAGCACACCGGCGGTCCTTTGGTCGACTTCGACGGCCACGGTCAGCCCGACGACCTGCTGCTTGATGCCGACGGTGATGGGATGGCCGACCGGGTGCTGTGTGCCGGCGACGATGGCGTAACCGGATACGTCGACACCGACGGCGACGGTCGCTGGAACGTACGGTTGACCGACACCGACGGCGACGGCAGCGCCGACGGCGCCACCCCGTTGTGA
- a CDS encoding CCA tRNA nucleotidyltransferase, with product MAEPAQDADLLTAAAVTLHQHVALLRELGSAFAAAGHEVYLVGGSVRDAVLGRLSPDLDFTTDARPEQVQKIVRPFADAVWDTGIEFGTVGVDKGGQRLEFTTFRADTYDQVSRHPEVRFGDTLDGDLVRRDFTVNAMAVRITPTGPGEFLDPLRGLAALRARVLDTPAAPSVSFGDDPLRMLRAARFVSQLRFTAAPRVRAAIEEMAPQLARISAERVAAELDKTLLGDDPVAGIDLLVETGMGAVVVPEIGGMRMAIDEHHQHKDVYQHSLTVLRQAIALEDDGPDLVLRWAALLHDIGKPATRRHEPDGGVSFHHHEVVGAKMVRKRLRALKYSKQLVDDISQLVYLHLRFHGYGEGKWTDSAVRRYVTDAGHLLPRLHKLVRADCTTRNQRRAARLRANYDRLEERIAELAAQEDLDRVRPDLDGNQIMELLGIPAGPQVGEAWRYLKELRLDRGPLTTEEATAELLEWWRARGNP from the coding sequence GTGGCTGAACCCGCCCAAGACGCCGACCTGCTGACCGCCGCCGCGGTCACCCTGCATCAGCACGTCGCTTTGCTGCGCGAACTGGGGTCAGCGTTCGCCGCTGCGGGGCACGAGGTGTACCTGGTCGGCGGTTCGGTCCGCGATGCGGTGCTGGGTCGGTTGAGTCCCGACCTGGATTTCACCACCGACGCCCGTCCCGAACAGGTACAGAAAATCGTGAGGCCGTTCGCCGATGCGGTGTGGGACACCGGCATCGAGTTCGGCACGGTCGGCGTGGACAAGGGTGGACAACGACTGGAGTTCACCACGTTCCGCGCTGATACCTACGACCAGGTATCGCGCCATCCAGAGGTGCGTTTCGGCGACACCCTCGACGGGGACCTAGTCCGCCGCGACTTCACCGTCAACGCGATGGCCGTGCGGATCACGCCGACCGGCCCCGGCGAATTCCTTGATCCGCTAAGGGGTTTGGCCGCGCTGCGGGCCAGGGTGCTGGACACCCCCGCGGCGCCGTCGGTGTCTTTCGGCGACGACCCGTTGCGGATGCTGCGCGCGGCGCGGTTCGTCTCGCAACTCAGGTTCACCGCGGCACCTCGGGTGCGGGCGGCGATCGAGGAGATGGCCCCACAGCTGGCCCGCATCAGCGCCGAACGGGTGGCGGCCGAACTGGACAAGACGCTGCTGGGCGATGACCCGGTCGCCGGCATCGACCTGCTGGTCGAGACCGGAATGGGTGCGGTGGTGGTGCCCGAGATCGGCGGCATGCGGATGGCCATCGACGAACACCACCAGCACAAGGACGTCTACCAGCATTCGCTGACGGTGCTGCGCCAAGCCATCGCGCTGGAGGACGACGGTCCGGATCTGGTGCTGCGCTGGGCGGCACTGCTGCACGACATCGGCAAGCCCGCCACCCGGCGCCACGAACCCGACGGCGGCGTGAGCTTTCACCATCACGAGGTCGTCGGCGCCAAGATGGTGCGCAAGCGGTTGCGCGCGCTGAAGTACTCCAAACAGCTGGTCGACGACATTTCGCAGCTGGTGTATCTGCATCTGCGGTTCCACGGCTACGGCGAAGGAAAGTGGACCGATTCCGCGGTGCGCCGCTACGTCACCGACGCCGGTCATCTGCTGCCGCGGCTGCACAAGCTGGTGCGTGCGGACTGCACGACCCGCAACCAGCGCCGCGCCGCCCGGCTGCGGGCCAACTATGACCGGCTCGAGGAGCGCATCGCCGAACTGGCCGCCCAGGAGGATCTGGACCGGGTGCGCCCCGATCTGGACGGCAACCAAATCATGGAGCTGCTCGGGATCCCGGCGGGCCCGCAGGTCGGTGAGGCGTGGCGCTACCTCAAAGAGCTGCGGTTGGACCGCGGGCCGCTGACCACCGAAGAGGCGACGGCCGAGCTGCTGGAGTGGTGGCGGGCCAGAGGGAACCCGTAA
- a CDS encoding MerR family transcriptional regulator, producing the protein MTHPGLTIGAAARAAGVTCKAVRVYEAKGLLPAATRTVNGYRRYDKRDVDLLTFVRRARALGLHLDDIRKILATRNDGIAPCATVRDLLDARIAELDNTVAELHALRETPVQTRDRAVRRAAQHHLWDHRGHRRLGVNPEAHRQAPELGTPHPSRIPRPASKSGRPARAS; encoded by the coding sequence ATGACGCATCCGGGTTTGACCATCGGAGCGGCTGCCCGGGCCGCGGGCGTCACTTGCAAGGCGGTACGGGTGTACGAGGCCAAGGGCCTACTGCCCGCGGCCACGCGGACGGTCAACGGCTACCGGCGTTACGACAAACGCGACGTCGACCTGCTGACCTTCGTCCGCCGTGCGCGTGCCCTAGGCCTGCACCTCGACGACATTCGCAAGATCCTCGCCACCCGTAACGATGGCATCGCGCCGTGCGCCACCGTCCGCGACCTGCTCGACGCCCGCATCGCCGAGCTCGACAACACCGTGGCCGAGCTGCACGCGCTCCGCGAAACGCCGGTCCAAACCAGAGATCGCGCCGTGCGACGAGCAGCCCAGCACCATCTGTGGGATCATCGAGGACACCGCCGCCTTGGCGTGAACCCGGAGGCCCATCGACAAGCACCAGAATTGGGTACTCCGCACCCGTCGCGCATCCCGCGACCGGCGAGTAAGTCAGGAAGACCCGCCCGTGCCAGCTAA
- a CDS encoding NUDIX hydrolase, whose translation MSDGEQAKPRRRRSRRRGRGRAGSAQNHTDGHPVGDAAPTPAPTPAKAKPRRPGRGPDRMRTVHETSAGGLVIDGIDGPRDAQVAALIGRVDRRGRMLWSLPKGHIELGETAEQTAIREVAEETGIRGSVLAALGRIDYWFVTDGRRVHKTVHHYLMRFLGGELSDEDLEVAEVAWVPIRELPSRLAYADERRLAEVADELIDKLQSDGPAALPPLPPSSPRRRPQTHSRTRHADGPAAGRKNGHGPGS comes from the coding sequence GTGTCCGACGGCGAACAAGCTAAACCACGTCGACGCCGGAGCCGGCGCCGCGGTCGTGGCCGTGCGGGTTCAGCCCAGAATCATACGGACGGTCACCCCGTGGGCGACGCCGCCCCGACCCCAGCTCCGACTCCAGCAAAGGCGAAACCGCGCCGGCCGGGCCGCGGTCCGGACCGGATGCGCACCGTGCACGAGACTTCGGCTGGCGGGCTGGTCATCGACGGCATCGACGGGCCGCGCGACGCGCAGGTCGCAGCGCTGATTGGGCGCGTCGACCGACGCGGACGGATGTTGTGGTCGCTGCCCAAGGGCCACATCGAGCTTGGCGAGACCGCTGAGCAGACCGCCATTCGCGAGGTTGCGGAGGAGACCGGAATTCGCGGGAGCGTCCTTGCCGCGCTGGGACGCATCGACTACTGGTTCGTCACCGATGGCCGGCGGGTGCACAAGACCGTGCACCACTACTTGATGCGGTTCTTGGGCGGCGAACTGTCCGATGAAGACCTCGAGGTCGCCGAAGTGGCGTGGGTCCCGATTCGGGAACTACCGTCCCGGCTGGCTTACGCCGATGAACGTCGCTTGGCGGAAGTGGCCGACGAACTGATCGACAAGCTGCAGAGCGACGGCCCGGCCGCGCTTCCGCCGCTACCACCCAGCTCGCCCCGGCGGCGGCCGCAAACGCATTCGCGGACCCGTCACGCCGACGGACCCGCCGCGGGCCGGAAGAACGGTCACGGGCCAGGGTCGTGA
- a CDS encoding DUF6049 family protein: MTGSRLRWARLLRLAAVIGVLAGFSAVLTGPAAPRATAGEPSPTPFVQVRIDQVTPDLVTTTSEPVVTVSGMVTNIGDRPVKDVMVRLEHAPAITSSAGLRTSLDGSTDQYQPAADFLTVAPELQRGQGAGFTLSAPLRSLTKPSLAIDQPGIFPVLVNVNGTPDYGAPARLDNARFLLPVVGVPPDRAGDFDSAVAPETTKPVWVTMLWPLADRPRLAPGVPGGTIPVRLVDDDLATSLANGGRLDILLAAAELATSRDVDPDGAVGRALCLAVDPDLLVTVNAMTAGYVVSNSPDGPAQLPGTPTRPGTGQAAAISWLNRLRALAHRTCVAPLPYAQADLDALQRVNDPRLSSIATISTGDIVDRILDVTSTRGATLVPDGPLTGRAVNLISTAGSMVAIAAANVSAQDSVNGRPGSADTSPRRLSPQLVGVPFDPAVGAALAAAGTNPIVPTYLDSSLSVRITHDSATARRQDAIGAMLWRGLAPEAAPRTQVLVPPASWNLQSDDAQVILTALATTIRSGMAVPRPLPAVLADAATHTEPPAAPGSYDAVRGRFNDDITAQISGQVGRLWKLTSALTTDERTGLTGVQYTAPLREDMLRALSQSVPPDTRNGLAQQRLAVVGTTIDDFFGAVTIVNPGGSYTLATEHSPLPLALHNGLAVPVRVKLQVDAPPGMTVTDVGQIELPPGYLPLRVPVEVNFTQRVAIDVALKTPDGTALGAPVRLSVHSNAYGKVLFAITLTAAAVLVALAGRRLWHRFRGQPDRADLDRPDPPHARHAEQRRPVERRVDEEHRV, from the coding sequence GTGACCGGGTCGCGACTTCGGTGGGCCAGGTTGCTGCGATTGGCCGCGGTGATCGGCGTCCTAGCTGGCTTTTCGGCGGTGCTTACCGGACCCGCCGCACCGCGCGCGACGGCGGGCGAGCCCAGCCCGACGCCTTTTGTCCAGGTCCGAATCGACCAGGTGACCCCGGACCTGGTCACCACCACCAGTGAACCCGTCGTCACCGTCAGCGGCATGGTGACCAATATCGGTGACCGGCCCGTCAAGGACGTGATGGTTCGGCTGGAGCACGCGCCGGCCATCACATCGTCAGCCGGCTTGCGGACCTCGCTCGACGGCAGCACCGACCAGTACCAGCCGGCCGCAGACTTCCTCACGGTGGCCCCCGAATTGCAGCGCGGGCAGGGGGCCGGCTTTACCCTGTCGGCCCCGCTGCGCTCTCTGACCAAGCCGTCGTTAGCCATCGACCAGCCGGGTATCTTCCCGGTCCTGGTCAACGTCAACGGGACACCGGACTACGGAGCGCCGGCCCGACTCGACAACGCGCGGTTCCTGCTGCCGGTGGTCGGGGTGCCACCCGACCGAGCCGGCGACTTCGACTCCGCGGTGGCGCCCGAGACGACGAAGCCAGTGTGGGTCACCATGCTGTGGCCGCTGGCCGACCGGCCCCGGTTGGCCCCCGGCGTGCCCGGTGGCACGATCCCGGTGCGCTTGGTCGATGACGACTTGGCCACCTCGCTGGCCAATGGCGGCCGCCTGGACATCCTTCTCGCCGCGGCCGAACTCGCCACGAGCCGCGATGTCGACCCGGACGGCGCCGTCGGGCGGGCGCTGTGCCTGGCCGTCGATCCGGATCTGCTCGTCACGGTCAACGCGATGACCGCCGGCTACGTGGTGTCCAACTCCCCCGACGGCCCCGCTCAACTTCCGGGTACCCCCACCCGCCCGGGCACCGGCCAGGCCGCGGCGATCAGCTGGCTCAATCGGTTGCGCGCGCTCGCCCACCGGACCTGCGTGGCTCCGCTGCCCTACGCGCAAGCCGATCTGGATGCCTTGCAGCGTGTCAACGATCCCCGACTGAGCTCCATCGCCACCATCAGCACCGGCGACATCGTCGACCGCATCCTGGACGTCACCTCCACACGCGGCGCAACCCTGGTGCCCGACGGTCCCTTGACCGGCCGCGCGGTCAACCTGATCAGCACAGCCGGCAGCATGGTCGCGATCGCGGCCGCGAATGTCTCTGCCCAGGATTCCGTTAATGGCCGCCCCGGCAGTGCCGATACCTCGCCTCGGCGGTTATCGCCGCAGCTGGTCGGCGTGCCGTTCGACCCCGCCGTCGGCGCGGCCCTGGCCGCGGCGGGAACCAACCCGATCGTCCCCACCTATCTCGACTCCTCGCTGTCGGTTCGGATCACCCATGACTCGGCCACCGCTCGTCGTCAGGACGCTATAGGAGCCATGCTGTGGCGCGGCTTGGCGCCGGAGGCGGCTCCGCGCACCCAGGTCCTGGTTCCGCCGGCGTCGTGGAATCTGCAGAGCGACGACGCACAGGTGATTCTGACTGCGTTGGCTACCACCATCCGGTCCGGCATGGCGGTGCCGAGGCCGCTACCAGCGGTGCTCGCTGACGCGGCGACCCACACCGAACCGCCCGCGGCGCCCGGCTCCTACGACGCCGTGCGGGGTCGGTTCAACGACGACATCACCGCCCAGATCAGCGGCCAGGTCGGTCGGCTGTGGAAACTGACCTCGGCGTTGACCACCGATGAACGAACCGGGCTCACCGGAGTGCAGTACACCGCTCCGCTGCGCGAGGACATGCTGCGGGCCTTGAGCCAGTCGGTTCCGCCCGATACCCGCAACGGGTTGGCCCAGCAGCGACTGGCGGTCGTCGGTACCACGATCGATGACTTCTTCGGTGCGGTCACGATCGTCAACCCGGGCGGCTCCTACACCCTGGCCACCGAGCACAGTCCGCTGCCGTTGGCACTGCACAACGGCCTTGCCGTTCCCGTTCGGGTCAAGCTGCAGGTCGATGCGCCGCCCGGGATGACGGTCACCGACGTCGGCCAGATCGAATTGCCACCGGGATACCTGCCGCTGCGGGTGCCGGTCGAAGTGAACTTCACCCAGCGGGTGGCCATCGACGTGGCGCTGAAGACGCCGGACGGCACGGCACTAGGTGCGCCGGTCCGGTTGTCGGTGCACTCCAACGCCTACGGCAAGGTGCTGTTTGCGATCACGCTGACCGCGGCGGCGGTGTTGGTGGCGCTCGCGGGACGACGGCTTTGGCACCGGTTCCGGGGCCAGCCCGACCGTGCCGACCTGGATCGCCCCGACCCGCCACACGCCAGGCACGCCGAGCAGCGCCGGCCGGTAGAGCGGCGAGTCGACGAAGAGCACAGGGTATGA